In one window of Pseudobdellovibrionaceae bacterium DNA:
- the def gene encoding peptide deformylase, with translation MTLLEVLKFPDPRLRRRCEPVEKVTPELQQLAKDMLETMYSFNGIGLAAAQVDRTVRLLVVDTRPKNEEGKRYDNSEQTDLEKAIDQPLILFNPVIVKKEGKTTFDEGCLSVPGYYETVERFDLIEVEALDINGKKITIKTDGLLAICIQHEIDHLDGKLFIDRLSLVKSNRIKSKIKKYGYPDPEEQDEENKNKEPAGVGSL, from the coding sequence ATGACATTGCTAGAGGTATTGAAATTTCCAGATCCGCGATTGCGGCGACGCTGTGAACCGGTAGAAAAAGTCACTCCAGAGCTGCAGCAGTTGGCCAAGGACATGCTTGAGACCATGTATTCTTTTAATGGTATTGGTTTGGCCGCGGCCCAAGTGGACCGCACCGTTCGGCTGTTGGTTGTCGATACCCGACCAAAAAATGAAGAGGGGAAGCGCTATGACAACTCGGAGCAGACCGATTTAGAAAAAGCCATCGATCAGCCCCTGATTTTGTTTAATCCCGTCATCGTAAAAAAAGAGGGAAAAACCACGTTCGATGAGGGTTGTCTCAGCGTGCCCGGTTATTACGAAACGGTGGAGCGATTCGACCTGATTGAAGTGGAAGCCTTAGACATCAACGGAAAAAAAATAACCATAAAAACAGACGGACTCCTTGCCATTTGCATTCAGCACGAAATTGATCATTTGGATGGAAAGCTGTTTATTGATCGCCTGAGCCTAGTGAAATCCAATCGGATCAAATCAAAGATCAAAAAATATGGTTATCCTGATCCAGAAGAACAAGACGAAGAGAATAAAAACAAAGAGCCTGCCGGTGTGGGGTCTTTATAA
- the hutU gene encoding urocanate hydratase has translation MVKREIHPPTGTKLNCKGWLQEAAYRMIQHNLDPEVAEKPDELIVYGGRGKAARNWECFDKILSALKELENNETLLVQSGKPIGIIKTHEDAPRVLLANSNLVPKWATWEHFDELDKQGLMMYGQMTAGSWIYIGSQGIVQGTYETFAEAGRRHFGGDLKGRVILTAGLGGMGGAQPLAGVFAGACVLAVEVDPDRIEKRIKTKYVDEVADDLDDALTRIKRYQEQGVARSVALLGNMATVIHQLIDKKFVPDLLTDQTSAHDPLEGYIPEGFDIKAASILRSENPKEYVRLAKASMAKHVQGMLEMKKQGAITFDYGNNIRAVAQDEGVTNAFDIPGFVPEYIRPLFCKGSGPFRWVALSGDPNDIKVTDDALRELFPEKTHLLNWLTMAEERIAFQGLPSRICWLEYGERAKAGKRFNELVASGQVKAPIVIGRDHLDCGSVASPNRETEAMRDGSDAVADWPILNALINTACGATWVSFHHGGGVGMGYSLHAGQVIVCDGTEKATERLERVLTADPAMGLFRHIDAGYDVAINTARERGAKSLWI, from the coding sequence ATGGTAAAAAGAGAAATTCATCCGCCGACAGGCACGAAGTTAAATTGTAAGGGCTGGTTGCAAGAGGCGGCGTATCGAATGATACAACATAACCTAGACCCCGAAGTGGCAGAAAAACCAGATGAGCTCATTGTCTACGGAGGCCGAGGAAAAGCCGCTAGAAACTGGGAGTGTTTTGATAAAATTTTATCGGCCCTTAAAGAGCTTGAAAACAACGAAACCCTGCTTGTTCAATCAGGAAAACCCATTGGTATTATTAAAACTCACGAAGATGCACCAAGGGTATTACTGGCTAACTCAAACCTTGTTCCAAAGTGGGCTACGTGGGAGCACTTTGACGAATTAGACAAGCAAGGCCTCATGATGTACGGCCAGATGACTGCGGGATCGTGGATATACATTGGCAGTCAGGGCATAGTGCAAGGGACCTATGAAACATTTGCCGAAGCCGGTCGGCGCCATTTTGGTGGTGACCTTAAGGGGCGGGTCATTCTAACAGCAGGCCTTGGCGGAATGGGTGGCGCACAACCACTCGCTGGAGTATTTGCCGGTGCCTGTGTTTTGGCAGTGGAAGTGGATCCGGATCGCATTGAAAAACGTATTAAAACAAAATACGTGGATGAAGTGGCAGATGATCTCGATGATGCCCTTACCCGAATAAAGCGATACCAAGAACAGGGAGTGGCGCGGTCCGTAGCTCTTCTTGGTAACATGGCCACAGTTATTCATCAGCTCATTGATAAAAAATTTGTACCTGATTTATTGACTGACCAAACATCCGCTCACGATCCCCTTGAGGGTTATATACCAGAAGGCTTTGATATCAAGGCCGCATCGATTTTGCGAAGTGAGAACCCAAAAGAGTATGTGCGTTTGGCAAAGGCGAGCATGGCCAAACATGTGCAAGGTATGTTGGAGATGAAAAAGCAGGGGGCCATTACCTTCGATTATGGAAATAACATTCGGGCGGTGGCGCAAGATGAAGGTGTCACCAATGCTTTTGATATTCCTGGATTCGTGCCCGAGTATATTCGCCCTTTGTTTTGTAAGGGCAGCGGGCCATTTCGTTGGGTGGCTTTGTCTGGAGATCCCAATGATATTAAAGTCACTGACGATGCTTTAAGGGAACTTTTTCCCGAGAAAACTCATTTGTTAAATTGGTTAACGATGGCTGAAGAGCGAATTGCTTTTCAAGGACTGCCCTCCAGAATTTGTTGGCTCGAATATGGCGAGCGGGCCAAAGCGGGAAAACGATTTAACGAACTTGTGGCCTCGGGACAGGTGAAGGCGCCCATTGTGATAGGTCGAGATCATCTCGATTGCGGTTCGGTGGCCTCACCCAACCGCGAAACTGAGGCCATGCGAGATGGGTCTGATGCGGTGGCTGATTGGCCGATTTTAAATGCATTGATCAATACGGCTTGTGGAGCCACATGGGTGAGTTTTCATCATGGTGGTGGCGTGGGGATGGGCTACAGTCTGCACGCAGGACAAGTGATTGTTTGTGACGGGACTGAAAAAGCGACGGAACGCCTTGAGCGAGTGTTGACGGCAGATCCTGCCATGGGATTGTTTCGGCACATTGATGCTGGATATGACGTTGCGATCAATACCGCTCGTGAGCGGGGTGCTAAATCATTGTGGATCTAA
- a CDS encoding nucleotidyltransferase domain-containing protein translates to MIQGLTQAENELLEHLAIRPLKEMGCEVWVFGSRARGDHRKFSDIDLLFKLPVGQTLPHGFVSELNEALEESNLVYKVDLVEEKDLAESYRDGVFKNRVLL, encoded by the coding sequence ATGATTCAGGGTCTAACTCAAGCCGAAAACGAGCTTCTAGAGCATCTAGCCATCCGACCTCTAAAAGAAATGGGCTGTGAAGTTTGGGTCTTTGGATCGCGGGCGCGCGGTGACCATCGAAAGTTTTCAGATATAGATTTGTTGTTTAAACTTCCGGTGGGTCAAACACTGCCTCATGGCTTTGTATCTGAATTAAATGAGGCGCTTGAGGAGTCAAATCTTGTATATAAAGTGGATTTGGTTGAGGAGAAAGACCTGGCTGAATCCTACCGTGATGGTGTGTTTAAGAACCGAGTATTGCTATAA
- the hutH gene encoding histidine ammonia-lyase translates to MVVSGEGVTIDQVWQVAHAEPRPLVVLAESARQAMQKSRSYIENRIHRGDVMYGVNTGFGAFSDVRISQQDIVKLQQNLIRSHSSGVGDPFSKNETRAIMFLRANALARGHSGCRVKVVEKILEFLNKDVIPRVPQQGSVGASGDLAPLSHLALALIGEGEVWGEGGAVDTPISLQHAQIEPLELQAKEGLSLINGCQVMTAVGLLSAYEARRLAWMADLAGAMSLESLRGTRSAFDPLIAATRPHPGEAKTARNMLKILGETSPIADSHVDCNRVQDAYSLRCMPAVHGAAKDALRSVIHTLEIEANSSTDNPLVFADEDKVLSCGNFHGEPVAFALDYLGIAMSAMVSMSECRIEKLINPAMSQLPAFLAPEGGLNSGMMIVQVAAASLVSENKILAHPASVDSIPTSADKEDHVSMGTIAARKLSKIVRNAENVVAMEMLCANQALGLLKPIEPAGVVLSVHQVLDKTVPFAQEDRVFAKDIEEIKRLIRTNTLIDTVKNTVGDLEW, encoded by the coding sequence ATCGTTGTCTCTGGTGAGGGAGTGACCATTGATCAAGTTTGGCAGGTGGCGCATGCGGAACCTCGCCCACTAGTGGTGCTGGCTGAATCTGCTCGACAGGCCATGCAAAAATCTCGATCGTATATTGAAAATCGAATTCATCGCGGCGATGTAATGTATGGTGTGAATACGGGGTTTGGGGCATTCAGTGATGTTCGCATTTCGCAACAAGATATAGTTAAGCTTCAACAGAACTTGATTCGATCGCACTCCTCTGGTGTGGGAGATCCTTTTAGCAAAAATGAAACTCGCGCTATTATGTTTTTGCGCGCCAACGCTTTAGCGCGAGGTCACAGCGGTTGCCGCGTAAAAGTGGTAGAAAAAATATTGGAGTTTCTCAACAAAGATGTGATCCCACGTGTGCCACAACAAGGCAGTGTGGGGGCTAGTGGGGATCTCGCCCCGCTGTCACATTTGGCGCTTGCGCTTATCGGCGAAGGTGAGGTCTGGGGTGAAGGGGGTGCTGTTGACACACCTATATCCTTACAGCATGCGCAGATAGAGCCCTTAGAGTTACAGGCTAAAGAGGGCTTGTCTTTAATTAATGGCTGTCAGGTGATGACGGCCGTGGGACTGCTGTCGGCCTATGAGGCTCGGCGTCTGGCGTGGATGGCCGATTTGGCCGGAGCTATGTCATTGGAGTCGCTGCGGGGAACTCGTTCAGCATTTGATCCCCTCATAGCTGCCACTCGCCCGCATCCCGGAGAAGCGAAAACCGCAAGAAACATGTTAAAGATCTTAGGGGAAACATCTCCCATTGCTGATAGTCACGTAGACTGCAACCGGGTGCAAGATGCTTATTCCCTGCGATGTATGCCGGCCGTGCACGGGGCGGCCAAAGACGCCTTACGGTCAGTGATTCATACTCTTGAAATAGAAGCAAACTCAAGCACGGACAATCCGCTCGTGTTTGCCGACGAAGATAAAGTTTTGTCCTGTGGTAACTTTCATGGTGAGCCGGTGGCCTTTGCTCTTGATTACTTGGGTATTGCTATGAGTGCTATGGTCAGTATGTCTGAGTGTCGAATTGAAAAATTAATCAACCCAGCAATGAGCCAGTTGCCGGCATTCCTAGCTCCAGAAGGTGGCCTCAACAGCGGCATGATGATTGTGCAAGTGGCTGCGGCTTCGCTTGTGAGCGAAAACAAAATTTTGGCCCATCCGGCCTCTGTAGACAGTATTCCCACTTCCGCCGACAAAGAAGATCATGTGAGTATGGGGACCATAGCGGCAAGAAAGTTAAGCAAAATTGTGCGAAATGCTGAAAACGTAGTAGCCATGGAAATGTTGTGCGCGAATCAAGCACTGGGTTTGTTAAAACCAATAGAACCCGCGGGTGTGGTTCTATCCGTGCACCAAGTTCTTGATAAAACAGTGCCCTTTGCACAAGAAGATCGGGTGTTTGCAAAAGACATTGAAGAAATAAAGCGTTTAATTCGTACGAACACCCTAATTGATACCGTGAAAAACACAGTGGGGGATCTCGAATGGTAA
- a CDS encoding nucleotidyltransferase substrate binding protein: MAKVSLIEYEKALSTLNESLELYRNSGSGSVEQRAFRDTCIQRFEFCVELAWKVSKKVMGTGSTAPKMVIREMAQNNFIDNPQLWLSFVDARNKSSHTYDEDIAAEVFTVVKMFPQEGVRLLESLKAR; the protein is encoded by the coding sequence ATGGCTAAAGTAAGTCTCATTGAATATGAAAAAGCTTTGTCGACGCTCAATGAATCATTAGAGCTTTATAGGAATTCAGGTAGTGGATCGGTAGAGCAGCGTGCCTTCCGGGACACTTGTATTCAGCGCTTTGAGTTTTGTGTGGAGCTTGCTTGGAAAGTGTCCAAAAAGGTCATGGGTACAGGGAGCACCGCTCCCAAAATGGTAATCCGAGAAATGGCACAAAACAATTTCATCGACAATCCCCAGTTGTGGTTGTCCTTTGTAGATGCCCGCAATAAAAGTTCACATACTTACGATGAAGATATTGCCGCAGAAGTGTTTACTGTGGTGAAGATGTTTCCGCAGGAGGGCGTTCGACTTTTGGAGTCGCTAAAAGCCCGATGA
- a CDS encoding type II toxin-antitoxin system death-on-curing family toxin, whose translation MKVTLYPTLAETLELHTRLIERFGGTKGVRDLGLLESALMRPQTGYYTSLSLEAAALLQSLAQNHAFVDGNKRVAFATTAIFLRLNGFRLRVDPDNGESFLIHRVIENKAEIEEIARWLEKHMQVI comes from the coding sequence ATGAAAGTTACGCTTTATCCGACCCTTGCCGAAACTTTAGAGTTGCACACGAGGCTCATCGAGCGTTTTGGTGGCACAAAAGGTGTTCGTGATTTGGGTTTGCTAGAGAGTGCTCTTATGCGCCCCCAAACGGGATACTACACTAGTTTGTCCTTAGAGGCCGCTGCGCTTTTGCAAAGCTTAGCCCAGAACCACGCATTTGTAGATGGCAATAAACGAGTGGCCTTTGCTACCACGGCTATTTTTTTACGCCTGAATGGATTTAGGCTAAGGGTCGATCCCGACAACGGAGAATCCTTCCTCATCCATCGAGTGATTGAAAATAAAGCTGAAATTGAAGAAATCGCTAGGTGGTTGGAAAAGCATATGCAGGTCATTTGA
- the lptG gene encoding LPS export ABC transporter permease LptG gives MLTIIDRYIARLFLVYFFVGLAVFTTVYITVDFMSNFVNVDVSGSTILRYYAYWTPGILYQMVPVGCLMATLFTLSSLNRNSELTALFSIGVSLARVSLPILTLITGVCVVSFWLSDTVLPGANQKKNFTYYVEIKKKPGMYSTVKTNRIWYRSQNVLFNIQTLKSQESRAQGLTMYYFDGAWDLVQVIKAKNVEIKDREWILSDGVVTLFVPESSFPLTQSFSAKTVLMSDDVSDLTAAANSSDVQSLAQLSAFIKRNKEAGLDTIRYEVDYYAKFGFAFAGLVMSLLGIPFSVGRQRSGGNMANIGIVIGLAVSYWILYSSSITLGRHEILPPVMAALGPNFIMAGAAGFFFYRLKK, from the coding sequence GTGTTAACAATTATCGATCGCTATATTGCGCGGTTGTTTCTTGTCTATTTCTTTGTGGGATTGGCAGTTTTTACGACCGTCTACATCACTGTGGATTTCATGTCCAACTTTGTAAATGTGGACGTGTCAGGCTCTACGATTCTTCGCTATTACGCCTACTGGACTCCGGGAATTTTGTATCAGATGGTGCCTGTGGGATGCCTGATGGCCACCTTGTTTACACTATCGAGTTTGAACAGAAACAGCGAGTTAACGGCCTTATTTAGTATTGGTGTGAGCTTGGCCCGGGTGAGCCTTCCCATTTTAACGCTCATAACCGGTGTGTGTGTGGTGAGTTTTTGGTTGAGTGATACGGTGTTGCCGGGGGCCAACCAAAAAAAGAACTTCACTTACTATGTGGAGATCAAGAAAAAACCAGGCATGTATTCAACGGTCAAAACCAATCGGATTTGGTATCGGTCACAGAATGTGCTTTTCAATATTCAGACATTAAAGTCCCAGGAATCGCGGGCCCAAGGTTTGACCATGTATTATTTCGATGGAGCCTGGGATTTAGTGCAAGTCATTAAGGCGAAGAATGTGGAAATCAAAGATCGGGAGTGGATTTTATCAGACGGCGTGGTCACACTGTTTGTACCAGAGTCCAGTTTTCCGCTGACTCAAAGCTTTAGTGCAAAGACAGTCTTGATGAGCGACGATGTCTCGGATCTCACTGCCGCGGCCAATTCGTCAGATGTTCAGAGCCTCGCTCAACTCAGTGCTTTTATAAAAAGAAATAAAGAGGCGGGGCTAGATACCATTCGCTATGAAGTGGACTATTACGCCAAATTTGGTTTTGCCTTTGCCGGTTTGGTCATGTCTTTGCTTGGCATACCATTTAGTGTGGGGAGGCAGCGCTCTGGTGGAAATATGGCCAATATCGGTATCGTAATAGGGCTTGCGGTTTCTTATTGGATTCTCTATAGCTCTTCTATCACCCTGGGGCGGCATGAAATTTTGCCTCCCGTTATGGCTGCATTGGGGCCCAATTTTATAATGGCTGGGGCCGCAGGATTTTTCTTCTATCGGTTGAAAAAATAA
- a CDS encoding MipA/OmpV family protein, whose translation MRMVILSGLDLLLKRPFGAILLCLTLQGLGSPALAYLREDMDKPLYEVGIMGGLFDTPDYPGAEQGRIRTLGVPYFIYRGKVLRADQEDGVRGRFFNSDRLEFDVSMGAGFPSKSKDNRAREGMPSLDWTGEVGPSLVYHAVKDSAIVALDLNFPLRWVFSTDFTRVDDRGFVFQPGFDFTHESLFDENVKFFTRWSLIYATRPLMQYYYEVPLEYATASRPAYEARPGLLGSKVSVAVTNRFTDRVLFFTAFVKSFYHGVANSSSPLLKTTHTSSLVVGVIWNFYHSEETAGQWY comes from the coding sequence TTGAGAATGGTTATTTTAAGTGGTCTTGATCTTTTATTGAAGCGCCCCTTTGGGGCAATTCTTTTGTGCTTAACGTTGCAGGGCCTTGGTTCACCCGCGTTGGCCTATTTGCGTGAAGACATGGATAAGCCCCTTTATGAAGTTGGGATCATGGGCGGGCTGTTTGATACTCCCGACTATCCGGGCGCGGAGCAAGGGCGAATTCGAACGTTGGGAGTGCCTTACTTTATCTATCGAGGTAAGGTTTTGCGCGCTGACCAGGAAGACGGAGTCAGAGGCCGGTTTTTCAATTCAGACCGCTTAGAGTTTGACGTGAGCATGGGGGCCGGGTTTCCATCAAAATCAAAAGACAATCGAGCCCGTGAAGGAATGCCCAGTCTTGATTGGACCGGGGAGGTGGGACCGAGTCTTGTCTACCATGCGGTTAAGGATTCAGCCATTGTGGCTCTCGATCTGAACTTTCCGTTAAGATGGGTGTTTTCTACGGATTTTACCCGCGTGGATGACAGGGGTTTTGTATTTCAACCCGGCTTTGATTTTACCCATGAGTCGTTGTTTGACGAGAATGTTAAGTTTTTTACCCGCTGGTCGCTCATTTATGCGACGCGTCCATTGATGCAATATTACTATGAAGTGCCCCTTGAGTACGCCACGGCATCCCGCCCGGCCTATGAAGCGCGGCCAGGCTTGTTGGGAAGCAAGGTCTCGGTGGCCGTCACCAACCGATTTACCGATAGAGTTTTATTTTTTACAGCCTTCGTTAAGAGTTTCTACCACGGCGTTGCCAACTCATCGAGCCCGCTGTTAAAAACCACTCACACATCAAGTCTGGTGGTGGGGGTAATTTGGAATTTTTATCATTCAGAAGAGACGGCCGGCCAATGGTATTGA
- a CDS encoding methionyl-tRNA formyltransferase — protein MSTYRVVFMGTPQFAQYHLQSLIDDRRFEVVGVMTQPDRKSGRKMQLQPCPVKQLALQHGLPVVSPEKVNTEEVFEALAEWNADAAVVVAFGQILPQRFLDLYPQRVVNVHASLLPRWRGAAPIQRAIMAGDPETGVALQVMVKQLDAGDVIGVRKILITDDMSAVELHDALMPLGAELLHEEFVDYLEGQLIPTSQDETLVTYASKIDKSEGLIDWTHSAKDISNKIRGLQLGPGTFTFTQGKMLKIHKAVIGSDETRSHHGQVLAVGSDGILIGCGHGTLKVLQVQPESRARMNVADYLKGYTVNVGDQWGEQ, from the coding sequence GTGTCTACCTACCGTGTAGTGTTTATGGGCACGCCGCAATTTGCCCAATATCACCTCCAATCTTTAATTGATGACCGGCGGTTTGAGGTGGTGGGAGTAATGACTCAACCGGATCGCAAATCCGGTCGAAAGATGCAACTACAGCCTTGTCCGGTTAAGCAGCTGGCTTTGCAGCACGGACTGCCTGTAGTGAGCCCAGAAAAAGTAAATACGGAAGAAGTTTTTGAAGCCCTCGCTGAGTGGAATGCTGATGCGGCGGTTGTGGTGGCCTTTGGCCAAATTCTCCCGCAGAGATTTTTAGATTTGTATCCTCAGCGGGTGGTCAATGTACATGCGAGTTTATTGCCCAGGTGGCGAGGGGCTGCACCGATTCAAAGGGCCATCATGGCGGGCGATCCTGAAACCGGCGTGGCGTTACAGGTGATGGTGAAACAGCTCGATGCCGGAGACGTGATCGGGGTGAGAAAAATTTTGATTACAGACGACATGAGTGCTGTGGAGTTGCATGATGCGCTCATGCCTTTGGGTGCAGAACTTTTGCATGAAGAGTTTGTCGATTATCTGGAGGGGCAGCTCATTCCGACCTCGCAAGATGAAACATTGGTCACCTATGCGAGCAAGATCGATAAATCAGAAGGTCTTATTGATTGGACCCATAGCGCCAAAGACATCTCCAATAAGATCAGGGGTCTGCAACTGGGCCCTGGCACCTTCACATTTACGCAAGGCAAAATGCTGAAAATTCACAAGGCCGTTATTGGCTCTGACGAAACACGCTCCCATCACGGGCAAGTGTTGGCGGTGGGAAGCGATGGCATTTTGATTGGCTGTGGTCATGGCACTTTAAAGGTGTTACAAGTGCAGCCGGAGTCGCGGGCACGAATGAATGTGGCCGATTATCTTAAAGGCTACACAGTTAACGTCGGAGACCAATGGGGTGAACAATAG
- a CDS encoding response regulator, which produces MALRVLLADESSTIKKVFQLSLQDYAVEVVTVNVGLDVIDVAHRFRPDIVFADVLLPKRGGYDVSSDLKADRELGDVPVVLVWSGFMELDQDKFQASNADAQLEKPFDARQLRQLIQQLVPKTKTQKISQFLTFPTMPEFQEGEVAARPAPPAPSAGAGGLEMATSPPPFPDEDTMTRSNVLGSDLDDFQQVQLAAPEMDTHSQASSIADPSPQEILSDSPEDDEGGWVQKTISNYRLELDHDDETGSDAMKLQYVVPEDSVSTTAPPPIDPDTSYSNDVDGEDSNEYAVETAPPAPASQVPHLSADEIETIIRAQSADVIESVVWKVVPDLAKQIIERELKKLLDEQDQSL; this is translated from the coding sequence ATGGCTTTGCGCGTCTTATTGGCAGATGAAAGTAGCACCATTAAGAAAGTTTTCCAACTTTCTCTTCAGGACTATGCCGTTGAGGTGGTTACCGTCAACGTAGGCCTTGATGTGATCGATGTGGCCCATCGATTCAGACCGGATATTGTGTTTGCCGATGTCTTACTACCTAAACGCGGTGGCTACGACGTGTCTTCAGATTTAAAAGCAGACAGGGAGCTCGGCGATGTGCCGGTGGTGCTTGTGTGGAGCGGGTTTATGGAGCTCGACCAAGACAAGTTTCAAGCCTCCAATGCCGATGCTCAATTAGAAAAGCCCTTTGACGCCAGGCAACTGCGCCAGCTTATCCAGCAACTTGTGCCAAAGACAAAAACGCAAAAAATTTCTCAATTTCTGACCTTTCCAACGATGCCAGAATTTCAAGAAGGTGAAGTAGCAGCTCGTCCAGCCCCCCCGGCCCCCAGTGCCGGCGCTGGAGGCCTTGAAATGGCCACGTCGCCCCCGCCATTTCCCGACGAAGACACTATGACGCGGTCAAATGTTCTCGGAAGTGATCTGGACGATTTTCAACAAGTTCAATTAGCGGCCCCCGAAATGGACACGCATTCACAGGCCTCATCTATTGCGGACCCCTCCCCTCAAGAGATTTTGTCTGATTCTCCGGAAGATGATGAGGGCGGTTGGGTTCAGAAAACCATTTCCAATTATCGCTTAGAACTCGACCACGATGACGAAACGGGCTCTGATGCGATGAAACTTCAGTATGTGGTCCCCGAAGACAGTGTCAGCACGACCGCCCCTCCACCAATTGACCCTGATACTAGCTATTCTAACGATGTGGATGGTGAAGACTCAAATGAATATGCCGTGGAGACAGCCCCGCCAGCCCCTGCGTCGCAAGTCCCCCACCTTTCAGCGGATGAGATAGAGACCATTATCCGCGCTCAATCCGCTGATGTGATTGAATCTGTTGTGTGGAAAGTCGTGCCCGATCTCGCTAAACAAATCATCGAGCGAGAGCTTAAAAAATTGCTTGATGAACAAGATCAAAGCCTATGA
- a CDS encoding nucleotidyl transferase AbiEii/AbiGii toxin family protein — protein MDEVIVSMLNAYSCKTKQDYENAFKEIIQEVALLGLWRSKFFEYAAFYGGTALRALYGLNRFSDDLDFSLLITNKTFDMAPHLTAIKDELESFGFEIKVESKSKKVDSNVESAFLKAGTKIQFLNLRVPTDIAKQVPHNETLKIKFEVDTDPPSDFSVEMKNLMSPIPFQVKTMTLDCLFAGKLHAVLARKWKTRIKGRDFYDLLWYLGQKVEPNLLHLKSRLVQSENWNVKDEFSKADLGRLLTKKIKETNFLDAKNDVAPFIKARELASLDLWNKEYFLEVCSPLFG, from the coding sequence ATGGATGAGGTCATTGTAAGTATGCTGAATGCATACAGCTGCAAAACCAAACAGGACTACGAAAATGCTTTCAAAGAAATTATTCAAGAGGTGGCACTTCTTGGACTTTGGCGCTCCAAATTTTTTGAATACGCCGCTTTTTATGGAGGAACTGCCCTGAGGGCGCTTTATGGTTTGAACCGTTTTTCAGACGATCTGGATTTTTCGTTACTGATTACCAACAAAACTTTTGATATGGCTCCGCACCTTACCGCCATAAAAGATGAACTTGAGTCTTTTGGCTTTGAAATCAAAGTCGAATCAAAGAGCAAAAAAGTCGATTCAAACGTTGAAAGCGCCTTTCTTAAGGCTGGAACAAAAATTCAGTTTTTGAACTTGCGCGTACCAACTGACATTGCCAAACAAGTCCCACACAATGAAACGCTTAAGATTAAATTCGAAGTGGACACAGATCCTCCAAGTGATTTTTCAGTGGAAATGAAAAACCTCATGAGTCCCATTCCCTTTCAGGTAAAAACCATGACATTGGATTGCCTTTTTGCCGGAAAACTTCACGCTGTATTGGCGCGAAAATGGAAAACACGGATAAAGGGCCGCGACTTCTATGACCTCCTATGGTACTTGGGACAAAAGGTCGAGCCAAACTTACTTCATTTGAAATCACGCCTTGTGCAAAGTGAAAATTGGAATGTAAAAGATGAATTTTCGAAAGCAGATTTAGGTCGTTTACTCACCAAGAAAATTAAAGAAACAAATTTTTTGGATGCTAAAAACGATGTAGCACCGTTTATAAAGGCGCGAGAGCTCGCCAGTTTAGACTTATGGAACAAAGAATATTTCCTGGAAGTGTGCTCTCCTTTGTTCGGCTGA
- a CDS encoding ribulose-phosphate 3-epimerase: MWPIILKATQLTSETNGVNNRFLIAPSILSADFSKLGEEIHAVEKAGADWIHVDVMDGHFVPNLTIGAPVVKSLRPVTKLPLDVHLMIETPERFVESFVAAGADYLTIHVEATQDPRAVIEQIRSLGCKPGITLRPATSVDELEPFLELVDLVLVMTVNPGFGGQSFMEDQVIKIQQLKKRLGDLGSSALIEVDGGINEQTAKKCRDADVLVAGSYVFKNDYTRAIETLKLSKES, from the coding sequence ATGTGGCCGATTATCTTAAAGGCTACACAGTTAACGTCGGAGACCAATGGGGTGAACAATAGATTCTTAATTGCACCAAGCATTTTATCTGCGGATTTTTCAAAATTAGGGGAAGAAATCCACGCTGTGGAGAAAGCGGGAGCGGACTGGATCCACGTTGATGTGATGGACGGGCATTTTGTGCCGAATCTGACCATCGGAGCCCCCGTCGTTAAGTCTTTGCGTCCGGTGACCAAATTGCCGCTCGATGTGCATTTGATGATTGAAACTCCGGAACGGTTTGTAGAAAGCTTTGTGGCCGCCGGCGCTGATTATTTGACCATCCATGTGGAGGCCACACAAGATCCGCGCGCCGTCATTGAGCAGATTCGTAGTTTGGGATGTAAGCCTGGCATTACGTTGCGGCCAGCCACTTCAGTGGATGAGTTAGAGCCGTTTTTGGAGCTAGTTGATTTGGTCTTGGTAATGACCGTGAACCCCGGGTTTGGGGGGCAGTCATTCATGGAGGATCAAGTTATAAAGATTCAACAATTAAAAAAGCGATTGGGCGACCTAGGATCTTCAGCATTGATCGAGGTTGATGGGGGCATCAACGAACAAACGGCAAAAAAATGCCGTGATGCTGATGTATTAGTAGCGGGCAGCTATGTTTTTAAAAATGACTATACGCGAGCTATTGAAACCCTAAAATTATCCAAAGAAAGTTGA